Proteins from one Parasteatoda tepidariorum isolate YZ-2023 chromosome 4, CAS_Ptep_4.0, whole genome shotgun sequence genomic window:
- the LOC139425434 gene encoding cilia- and flagella-associated protein 43-like, whose product MGHIRTHNPHRTIPDVCKLLKHSCRPGSPTHATVFPAGDGVHQQGNAPCHKGQIIVEHSNDFQVMSWPPNSPDLNPIEHLWSYLENQIHAATLPPRNVRELQDQLVSTCYQIPQTTYQPLVESMPRRVLAVLRAKGGSTSKNHRKSNCKRRSAFSRQPSSSSFLEVVQTQHKTMGNPHGNTHPDQQTEQLDIFSSLCQTGSAHSQLRMENTNDELNIKWVQGKCKPNINFLSENEIVLTYEYHIRRCRIDQFIETCIPGPPNGIKCLTTDNSLKYIALCDRSKNSNVHIINISDLSIISSFQGKFSAEDLLLQFCRQNLLFSAERRKTYEIVVWDWRKRNRLVTFSQESYSTINKIDLLSNDPSSNMQVCFMLSNVISFYDVDEYHPDILVKKECLYFPIKGDKVGHTALNERNIKNIFLFEKEWTKIWGLHAEILNKVPLEMICQDMSPAEKIKFYDYLKMQAREEATCLCWTPNNNVLIACESGIIFSIDTKNLTTEVLTANNFLGKQRIVSLNINLNGLFITLQGGDVYLCPDTKQFEIKLFTSLSSHIINATFSPNYLNILYLTANSSIISVSTENPEHISCISRTVDSSPIVGLYMPNDNYCITAKESGLLEILDLKNGRPCLDFHIKESLSCMVGCQSSSIILVATKDSYVYFIDVSELSQIRIIEILRPCFEPIVIIRVGAYGRFALLVSKDDKIFICNVLPSYKLKILGYTKITYKIKDIASFSKGFKKILHVYLSCQEEDTSGIGSNHILTFELEEYFHRNYEEYWQDISGYIRHETLNLKEIPLFIVSEYPNSGIAVHYKWGLFHTVQHENKIQNIQYKNEKTFNHPFWSKSWITELGTENIQLILSPSQDMLLSITDDGKLFLINMEHPVEVNTIDLKLRRSKAKCAIISYNDEQLVIGLNDGVVLCYTIHSLFYKEDKYWLEFCEGKRYEEDQFIKHMESKSKQEIIPWTIIRTRLLNEDIFKSLNEEKNSLSERIYNIKLENEKLLVQNLCMPLKYQINIEEFVFSDILKTQLLEIRETTIENRRKSWEKHFEIENESILKIREVCIDNMLVKGKVLKPFGGGRQLCNYSVRKLSNFNKHGIVYVMKLFNLNECSDRLLENKAINKAIRKVSFDMPEEKCDVVYDDLRRETCLLHYNEDRTCYIYTLKYIVLQEKLTFNELFENLMNLKRETAATIHKNNKRILEISSLLGEERKLWYPEPESDEIELLEVSENEKIESNVVEEKTEEKIEMIVVDSSKEFKGLVDNFQDDEWIRKIQNPFKKTYKPKPKKDAINKLTREMKNLLNENEKMLSEYEDAHEKLVDEKLKWDLKINTDEQQLYLLLFVSKTKSLYSNITKYIHEEIARLKQLQFDLEYRASVIEKDLVRMRKTKDSLQERIRSTDDEFFHLCKLSKNKQAIIEVYNASPAENMHKNTLNPYKGPVVIREKKLELLNKKDKILNLPKNTWKRICTLRDLKVDLELETYKNEFKMEYFKERRSDVEVQLRTMAFEVSQKTNYLDNIRIKCLKSSFEMPMVLSLPTFQLEFAYPEELDFYNTLFLRNYHLEALNCVIANVGDTKLEALEKVIKISYQIDRNQAKIKIMEMELQNVEKNTSIFKSIPLGREVQRIIHNPESSCTRAKIEALENSAEFEKNEIQRQIGQTRDYITNISVRKKNLVRSMEKRRREIEVLTGDIFELRQLKMSESIN is encoded by the exons CCAAAAACCACAGAAAAAGCAACTGCAAGAGAAGGTCAGCTTTCAGTAGGCAACCTTCTTCCTCCTCTTTCTTGGAGGTTGTCCAGACACAACATAAGACCATGGGAAACCCTCATGGTAACACACACCCTGATCAGCAGACTGAGCAGCTGGACATCTTTTCCTCTTTGTGCCAGACTGGGTCTGCTCATAGTCAGTTGCGA atGGAGAACACaaatgatgaattaaatattaaatgggTGCAAGGTAAATGCAAgccaaatattaattttttgtctgaaaatgAAATAGTACTTACATATGAATACCACATAAGGAGATGCCGTATTGACCAGTTTATAGAAACATGCATACCAGGACCTCCAAATGGTATAAAATGCTTAACCACTgataattctttgaaatatattgcTTTGTGTGACCGCTCTAAGAATTCAAATGTTcatataataaacatttcagACCTTAGTATCATATCGTCATTTCAAGGTAAATTCAGTGCCGAAGATTTACTCTTACAATTTTGTCgccaaaatttattattttctgcagaaagaagaaaaacttacgAGATCGTGGTATGGGATTGGAGAAAACGGAATAGATTGGTTACTTTTTCCCAAGAGTCATACAgtactattaataaaattgatttactaTCTAACGACCCATCGAGCAACATGCAGGTATGCTTTATGTTAAGCaatgttattagtttttatgaCGTTGACGAATATCATCCAGATATTCTggttaaaaaagaatgtttgtaTTTTCCAATTAAAGGCGATAAAGTTGGACACACTGCcttaaatgaaagaaacattaaaaatattttcctgtttGAAAAAGAATGGACCAAAATCTGGGGTTTACATGCAGAAATACTAAACAAAGTGCCCCTTGAGATGATTTGCCAAGATATGTCTCcagcagaaaaaattaaattttacgattACTTAAAAATGCAAGCCAGAGAAGAGGCCACGTGCTTATGCTGGACAccaaataataatgttttaattgcaTGTGAATCTGGAATCATATTTTCCATAGACACTAAGAATCTCACAACAGAAGTTTTGACTGCCAACAACTTTTTAGGTAAGCAACGAATTGTTTCTCTAAACATAAACTTAAATGGACTGTTCATAACACTACAAGGAGGAGATGTTTATTTGTGTCCTGATACCaagcaatttgaaattaaattgtttacatcACTATCATCACATATCATCAACGCCACTTTTTCgccaaattatctaaatattttatatctcaCTGCAAATAGTTCTATAATTTCAGTGTCAACAGAAAATCCCGAACATATCTCCTGCATCTCCAGAACAGTTGATTCGTCGCCAATCGTAGGATTATACATGCCCAACGATAATTACTGCATTACAGCGAAAGAATctggtttactggaaattttggatttaaaaaacgGGAGGCCTTGCCTTGATTTTCACATAAAAGAATCGCTGAGTTGTATGGTGGGTTGCCAATCTAGTTCAATTATTTTGGTTGCCACAAAAGACTCCTATGTTTATTTCATTGACGTATCAGAACTAtctcaaataagaataattgaaattttacggCCATGCTTTGAACCAATAGTCATTATCCGTGTTGGTGCCTATGGAAGATTTGCTCTTTTAGTTTCAAAGGATGATAAGATATTTATATGTAATGTTTTGCCATCCTATAAGCTGAAGATTCTCGGCTatacaaaaataacatataaaattaaagatattgcATCTTTTTCAAAAGGCTTCAAGAAGATTCTACACGTTTATTTATCATGCCAAGAGGAAGATACGTCTGGTATCGGATCTAACCACATACTTACATTTGAGCTTGAGGAATATTTTCACCGTAACTACGAAGAGTATTGGCAAGACATATCAGGGTATATACGCCATGaaacattgaatttaaaagaaataccaCTGTTTATAGTTTCTGAATACCCTAATTCAGGAATAGCAGTTCATTATAAATGGGGATTATTCCATACCGTTCAACAtgagaataaaatacaaaatattcaatacaaGAATGAAAAAACCTTCAATCACCCATTCTGGAGTAAATCCTGGATTACAGAACTAGGAactgaaaatattcaattgatttTATCACCCTCCCAAGACATGCTTTTGTCGATTACTGATGATGGcaaacttttcttaattaatatggAACACCCCGTTGAAGTTAATactatagatttaaaattgagaaGAAGTAAAGCTAAATGCGCAATTATCTCATATAATGATGAGCAATTAGTCATTGGACTTAATGACGGCGTAGTTCTTTGTTACACAATTCATTCATTGTTTTATAAGGAAGACAAGTATTGGTTGGAATTTTGTGAAGGAAAAAGATATGAAGAAGATCAGTTTATCAAACACATGGAATCCAAGAGCAAGCAAGAAATCATTCCGTGGACAATAATTCGAACGAGACTAttaaatgaagatatttttaaaagtttaaatgaagaaaaaaattctttaagtgaacgtatttataatattaaattagaaaatgagaAATTACTCGTGCAAAATCTGTGCATgcctttaaaatatcaaattaacaTTGAAGAATTTGTatttagtgatattttaaaGACCCAGTTATTAGAAATAAGAGAGACCACGATTGAAAATCGTAGAAAATCTTGGGAAAAGCACTTTGAGATTGAAAATgaatctattttgaaaattagagaaGTATGCATTGACAATATGCTTGTTAAAGGGAAAGTTCTAAAACCATTTGGTGGAGGTAGACAACTTTGCAACTATTCAGTTCGAAAGCTATCAAATTTCAATAAGCATGGAATTGTATAtgtgatgaaattatttaatttaaatgagtgTTCAGATAGattgcttgaaaataaagcaataaacaaGGCAATCAGAAAAGTATCCTTTGACATGCCGGAAGAGAAATGTGACGTAGTTTATGATGATTTGAGGAGAGAAACTTGTCTTTTACACTATAACGAAGATCGCACTTGTTATATATACACTCTAAAATACATAGTTCTTCAagaaaaactaacatttaatGAGTTGTTTGAAAATCTCATGAACCTTAAAAGGGAAACAGCGGCAACCATTCACAAAAACAACAAACGCATTTTGGAGATTTCTTCACTTCTTGGAGAAGAACGTAAACTATGGTATCCTGAACCTGAATCTGATGAAATTGAACTGCTGGAAGTGTCAGAGAATGAAAAAATCGAAAGTAATGTAGTTGAAGAAAAGACTGAAGAAAAAATAGAGATGATTGTGGTTGATAGTTCCAAAGAGTTTAAGGGTTTAGTGGATAATTTTCAGGATGATGAGTggataagaaaaattcaaaatccttttaaaaaaacttataaaccAAAACCAAAGAAGGATGCTATAAATAAACTTACTAGAGAAATGAAAAACTTACTCAATGAAAACGAAAAGATGCTATCTGAGTACGAAGATGCTCATGAGAAATTagttgatgaaaaattaaaatgggatCTTAAAATTAACACAGACGAGCAACAGTTATATCTTCTATTATTTGTAAGTAAAACCAAGAGTTTATACTCAAACATAACAAAATACATCCATGAAGAAATTGCGCGTTTAAAACAGCTTCAGTTTGATTTGGAATATCGGGCTTCAGTTATAGAAAAGGATTTAGTGAGAATGCGAAAGACAAAGGATTCGTTACAGGAAAGGATACGAAGCACCGATGATGAGTTTTTTCATCTATGCaagttatctaaaaataaacaagcaaTTATTGAAGTTTATAATGCAAGCCCAGCggaaaatatgcataaaaatactcTAAACCCATACAAAGGACCCGTAGTAATTAGGGAGAAAAAATTAGAGCTactcaataaaaaagataaaattttaaatttaccaaaaaatacGTGGAAAAGAATTTGCACTTTAAGAGACTTAAAAGTAGATCTGGAGTTAGAAACTTATAAGAAcgaatttaaaatggaatattttaaagaaaggagAAGTGATGTTGAAGTTCAATTGCGAACTATGGCATTTGAAGTTtctcaaaaaacaaattatcttgACAATATTCGTATTAAATGCTTGAAATCAAGTTTTGAAATGCCCATGGTCTTATCACTACCCACATTTCAATTAGAATTTGCTTATCCAGAAGAATTAGATTTCTATAATACtttattcttaagaaattacCACTTAGAAGCCTTGAATTGCGTTATCGCCAATGTCGGAGATACTAAGCTGGAGGCATTAgagaaagtgataaaaatttcatatcagATCGACCGCAACcaagctaaaattaaaattatggaaatgGAGCttcaaaatgttgaaaaaaacacttcaattttcaaaagtataccCTTAGGGAGAGAAGTACAAAGAATTATTCATAACCCAGAGAGTTCTTGTACTCGCGCGAAAATAGAAGCTCTTGAAAACTCTGCAGAGTTTGAAAAGAATGAGATACAAAGGCAGATAGGGCAAACTCGTGATTATATCACCAATATTAGCGTacggaaaaaaaacttagtaagAAGTATGGAGAAAAGACGAAGAGAGATTGAAGTGCTAACTGGAGATATTTTTGAACTGCGCCAATTAAAAATGTCAGAGAGTATAAACTaa